In the Aneurinibacillus soli genome, one interval contains:
- a CDS encoding phage tail protein: MSEPYIGEIRMFAGNYPPIGWAFCDGSVLPISGNEVLFTLIGITYGGDGQTTFALPDLRGRIPIHMGTSSLSSATYVLGQKGGTETVTVTESQLPQHTHPVFAQSADGTTTSPNNAFWATSSINQYSKSEPTSTMKNTAISSIGGNQSHNNMMPFLAVTFIIALEGMYPSLN; this comes from the coding sequence ATGAGTGAGCCGTATATAGGTGAAATTCGTATGTTTGCAGGTAATTATCCTCCAATAGGTTGGGCGTTTTGTGATGGAAGTGTACTTCCGATAAGTGGAAATGAAGTGTTATTTACGCTTATTGGCATCACATACGGCGGAGATGGACAGACGACATTTGCCTTGCCAGACTTGCGAGGAAGAATTCCAATTCATATGGGCACTAGTTCTTTGTCCAGCGCAACGTATGTGTTAGGACAGAAAGGTGGCACGGAAACCGTAACGGTAACCGAATCTCAGCTTCCTCAGCATACACATCCTGTGTTTGCCCAGTCTGCTGATGGAACGACGACGAGCCCGAACAATGCCTTTTGGGCGACTAGCTCAATTAATCAATATTCTAAAAGTGAGCCGACGAGCACAATGAAAAATACGGCAATTAGTTCGATAGGAGGCAATCAATCTCATAATAACATGATGCCGTTTTTAGCTGTCACTTTTATTATTGCACTAGAGGGAATGTATCCTTCGCTGAATTAA
- a CDS encoding phage tail protein, producing the protein MDPYIGEIRMFAGRFAPYGWAFCDGTLLPISTNTALFSILGNQFGGDGKTTFALPDLRGRVPMHQGTGPGLTTRDFASKGGADTVTLLTSEMPSHGHAAACIVQQTVKDPTEAVWANSGGRSGDKIYSGVSGVMMNPGAIGVMGGSQPHNNRQPYVAVTFIIALQGVWPSRS; encoded by the coding sequence ATGGATCCTTATATCGGTGAAATTCGTATGTTTGCAGGTAGATTTGCACCTTATGGATGGGCATTTTGTGATGGAACGTTGTTGCCTATCAGTACAAATACCGCTTTATTTTCGATTTTAGGCAATCAATTTGGCGGAGATGGCAAGACAACATTTGCTTTGCCTGACCTGCGTGGGCGTGTCCCGATGCATCAGGGGACTGGACCAGGCTTGACGACGCGTGACTTTGCAAGCAAGGGTGGGGCGGATACAGTCACCTTACTTACAAGTGAGATGCCATCCCACGGTCATGCGGCTGCTTGCATTGTGCAACAGACGGTAAAAGATCCAACGGAGGCAGTATGGGCTAATTCTGGAGGCAGATCAGGAGATAAGATATATTCAGGAGTGTCTGGTGTGATGATGAATCCAGGGGCTATTGGAGTGATGGGAGGAAGCCAACCGCATAATAATAGGCAGCCGTATGTTGCCGTTACTTTTATTATTGCTCTCCAGGGAGTTTGGCCGTCACGAAGTTGA
- a CDS encoding Ig-like domain-containing protein: MKKCISMFLCTLMVVLNFQIVSIRPASAALVTKTPTQDAIWDVGGKWPDEPLNYVGYSADNDYGVQRSAVQFDLSDINASVGQAKFRFFVTENQDLTPSDPFIPFVTLYGSSIDSWGTTFPLDAGDLPLYIGRTDIPQGQWREFDVTNFVNSQISTDKKVTFALLGQETVPGAQFNFAGRTYPDASKRPQLVLIPPALQPTVTSTVTAEDTQSGSGLIITKDVADSSSVTHFKISGITGGTLYKNDGTTVIHDGNFITVAEGGAGLKFTPAPDANSPTGGIFGFKVQAAWDSSGSGLSNAAQVAITVTEVNDPPVAVNDSLSSIEADSGARTIPFATLLANDSPGPANESGQVLTITSVDSPVGGTVSISGSNVIFTPSANYHGPASFRYTVQDNGTTNGSANPKTAQATASFTINAPAVKNITAVSPPAAKTGIANGTAKIVSALGLPAQVGVTLSDSSTTNVDVVWDVAGSSYDPSQKTSQTFTVTGTLTNLPSNITNSTNKTASISVTVDAEPTKNITAVSTPPAKTGIANGTDKTVSALGLPAQVGVTLSDNSTANVDVIWDVGGSSYDPSQKTSQTFTVSGTLTNLPSNITNSTNKTTSISVTVDAEPTKDITAVSTPTAKTGIANGTDKTATALGLPAQVGVTLSDSSTTNIDVIWDVASSSYDPSQKTSQTFTVTGTLTNLPNTITNSANKTASISVTVDAEPTKDITAVSTPTARTGVANGSAKTVAALGLPAQVGVTLSDSSTTNVDVIWDVASSSYDPSQKTPQTFTVTGTLTNLPNTITNSANKTASISVTVDAEPTKDITAVSTPTARTGIANGSAKTVSALGLPAQVGVTLSDSSTANVDVIWDVGGSSYDPSQKTSQTFTVSGTLTNLPSNITNSTNKTTSISVTVDAEPTKDITAVSTPTAKTGIANGSAKTVSALGLPAQVGVTLSDNSTANVDVIWDVGGSSYDPSQKTSQTFTVSGTLTNLPSNITNSTNKTASISVTVEAATTTSDTISVTGVSLDQSSLSLTVGGATGTLIATVLPADATNKTILWSSSNPNVATVVGGVVTPLQVGTTTITATSQADPTKQATSLVMVEAATTTPDTISVTGVLLDQSSLNLTAGGGTGTLTATVFPADATNKTILWSSSDPTVATVANGVITPLKAGTTTITVTTVDGSKTASCIITVNQPSSGGGGGGGGGSSNGGSSGNSNSTPSTPTTNPNMGIDISITEAGVIKDRIPNVVQVSNKKADDGRSMTTLTISNEYLEKVAGVIKSGESVVVSAKSLPDTSAIQVEVTAKALSSLAEKNASLSIQTKEAAIQLPARALQIEKVAEKLGVAAEQVKVNITITKPTVQVAQQAAALAEKMGAKVLVEPIQFSVTATANNQKLDSNKFGNQFITQSVVLNPAQQINPMKAVAVIVENGKLHPVPARFMDGKAEIHTTRNGTIMIMERTETFTDISNHWAQKDIEALANKLIVTGMGDQKFHPNDNITRAEFAAFMVRALGLEDHTARNERTFTDVSADAWYSSVVTTATEAGIFKGVTQEQFAPNELITREQMAAVLVRASKKFGLPLKSEASTPTISDLDHVSSWAKDEVAEAIQAGIMKGNPNGTVTPGSTGTRAQGAVLIKGLLQKTELIN, from the coding sequence ATGAAAAAGTGTATTTCGATGTTTCTATGTACCTTGATGGTAGTATTGAATTTTCAAATCGTCAGCATCAGACCGGCTAGTGCTGCGCTAGTAACGAAGACTCCGACTCAAGACGCAATATGGGATGTTGGAGGGAAATGGCCTGATGAACCATTAAACTATGTTGGGTATTCAGCGGATAACGATTATGGTGTGCAAAGATCAGCTGTTCAATTCGATCTATCTGATATTAACGCTTCTGTGGGGCAGGCAAAGTTCCGTTTTTTTGTCACAGAGAACCAAGACTTAACACCATCGGACCCTTTTATCCCATTTGTTACACTGTATGGTTCTAGCATTGATTCATGGGGGACTACATTTCCATTGGATGCAGGGGACCTGCCTTTATATATAGGGCGCACAGATATTCCGCAGGGGCAATGGAGGGAATTTGATGTAACGAATTTTGTTAATAGTCAGATAAGTACAGATAAAAAAGTGACGTTCGCGTTACTTGGTCAGGAAACAGTGCCAGGTGCACAATTTAACTTTGCCGGAAGGACCTATCCAGACGCTTCAAAGCGGCCACAACTTGTACTTATTCCTCCTGCTCTACAACCGACTGTCACTAGTACAGTGACAGCGGAAGACACACAGAGCGGAAGCGGACTGATCATCACTAAGGATGTTGCCGATAGCTCTTCGGTTACACACTTTAAAATTAGCGGGATTACGGGAGGGACGTTGTATAAAAACGATGGTACGACCGTAATTCATGATGGCAATTTCATCACGGTAGCGGAAGGAGGGGCTGGGTTAAAGTTTACGCCAGCGCCAGATGCGAATAGCCCGACAGGTGGTATATTTGGCTTTAAGGTGCAAGCCGCATGGGATTCGAGTGGAAGTGGGCTCAGTAATGCTGCACAAGTAGCCATTACTGTTACGGAAGTGAATGACCCGCCGGTTGCAGTGAATGATTCATTGTCTTCGATTGAGGCAGATTCCGGGGCTCGTACCATTCCGTTTGCGACTTTGCTTGCTAATGATTCTCCAGGACCAGCTAATGAAAGTGGTCAGGTGCTGACGATAACCTCCGTTGATAGCCCGGTCGGTGGTACGGTAAGCATCTCAGGATCGAATGTAATTTTTACGCCTAGTGCAAATTATCACGGGCCTGCAAGTTTTCGATACACTGTGCAAGACAATGGTACGACTAATGGTAGCGCTAATCCGAAGACTGCTCAGGCGACTGCTTCTTTTACGATTAATGCACCTGCAGTGAAAAATATCACAGCGGTATCACCCCCAGCTGCGAAAACGGGGATCGCGAACGGAACGGCCAAAATAGTGTCAGCACTGGGATTACCGGCTCAGGTAGGCGTGACGTTAAGTGACAGCAGCACAACGAACGTAGACGTAGTATGGGATGTAGCAGGTTCTTCGTATGACCCATCGCAAAAGACGTCGCAGACGTTTACTGTAACGGGGACGTTGACCAATCTTCCAAGTAATATCACCAATTCCACCAATAAAACCGCCAGCATTAGTGTAACGGTCGATGCGGAGCCAACGAAAAACATCACAGCGGTATCGACACCGCCAGCCAAAACAGGAATCGCGAACGGCACAGACAAAACAGTGTCAGCGCTGGGATTACCGGCTCAGGTAGGCGTGACATTAAGTGACAATAGCACCGCAAACGTAGATGTAATATGGGATGTAGGGGGTTCTTCGTATGACCCATCGCAAAAGACATCGCAGACATTCACAGTCTCCGGGACATTAACCAACCTTCCAAGTAACATTACCAATTCTACTAATAAAACGACCAGTATCAGTGTAACTGTTGATGCGGAACCAACAAAAGATATCACAGCGGTATCAACCCCAACTGCGAAAACAGGAATCGCGAACGGCACAGACAAAACAGCGACAGCGCTGGGATTACCGGCTCAGGTAGGCGTGACGTTAAGTGACAGCAGCACAACAAACATAGACGTAATATGGGATGTAGCTAGTTCTTCGTATGATCCATCACAAAAGACGTCGCAGACGTTTACGGTAACGGGAACGTTGACCAACCTGCCAAATACAATCACCAATTCAGCCAACAAAACAGCCAGCATCAGCGTGACAGTAGACGCCGAGCCAACGAAAGACATCACAGCGGTATCGACGCCAACAGCAAGAACAGGGGTCGCGAACGGCAGTGCCAAAACGGTAGCGGCGCTGGGATTACCGGCTCAGGTAGGCGTGACGTTAAGTGATAGTAGCACAACGAACGTAGACGTAATATGGGATGTAGCCAGTTCTTCGTATGATCCATCACAAAAGACACCGCAGACGTTTACAGTAACGGGAACGTTGACCAACCTGCCAAATACAATCACCAATTCAGCCAACAAAACAGCCAGCATCAGCGTGACAGTAGACGCCGAACCAACGAAAGACATCACAGCGGTATCGACACCAACAGCAAGAACCGGGATCGCGAACGGTAGTGCTAAAACGGTGTCGGCACTGGGATTACCGGCTCAGGTAGGCGTGACGTTAAGTGACAGCAGCACCGCAAACGTAGATGTAATATGGGATGTAGGGGGTTCTTCGTATGACCCATCGCAAAAGACGTCGCAGACATTCACAGTCTCCGGGACATTAACCAACCTTCCAAGCAACATTACCAATTCTACCAATAAAACGACCAGTATCAGTGTAACGGTCGATGCGGAACCAACAAAAGATATCACAGCGGTATCAACCCCAACCGCGAAAACAGGAATCGCGAACGGTAGTGCTAAAACGGTGTCGGCACTGGGATTACCGGCTCAGGTAGGCGTGACGTTAAGTGACAACAGCACCGCAAACGTAGATGTAATATGGGATGTAGGGGGTTCTTCGTATGACCCATCGCAAAAGACATCGCAGACATTCACAGTCTCCGGGACATTAACCAACCTTCCGAGCAACATCACCAATTCTACCAATAAAACCGCCAGCATTAGTGTGACGGTAGAAGCGGCGACAACAACATCCGATACGATCAGTGTTACAGGAGTGTCGTTGGATCAATCGAGTCTTAGCTTAACAGTAGGAGGGGCAACCGGAACATTAATCGCCACGGTGCTTCCAGCTGATGCAACGAATAAAACGATACTGTGGTCCTCTAGTAATCCCAATGTCGCGACAGTTGTAGGTGGTGTAGTCACTCCATTACAAGTGGGAACGACAACGATTACAGCAACTTCACAAGCCGACCCTACCAAACAGGCTACCAGCTTGGTAATGGTGGAAGCGGCGACAACAACCCCCGATACGATCAGTGTTACAGGTGTATTGCTCGATCAATCCAGTCTCAACTTAACAGCAGGAGGAGGCACGGGCACATTGACCGCCACCGTATTTCCGGCTGATGCGACGAATAAAACGATATTGTGGTCGTCCAGTGATCCAACAGTAGCAACGGTAGCAAATGGCGTCATTACACCATTGAAAGCCGGAACCACAACCATTACTGTAACAACGGTAGATGGAAGTAAGACGGCTAGCTGCATCATAACCGTGAATCAGCCATCTTCCGGTGGAGGAGGAGGCGGCGGTGGTGGCTCTTCTAATGGTGGTTCATCTGGCAACTCGAATTCTACCCCATCAACACCAACTACAAATCCGAATATGGGTATTGACATTAGTATTACGGAGGCAGGAGTCATTAAAGATCGGATTCCGAACGTTGTCCAGGTGAGCAACAAAAAAGCAGATGATGGAAGAAGCATGACGACGCTTACCATTTCCAATGAGTACCTTGAGAAAGTAGCAGGAGTCATCAAATCGGGCGAGTCCGTAGTTGTGTCTGCCAAATCCTTGCCAGATACAAGTGCTATTCAGGTAGAGGTAACAGCGAAAGCCCTCTCTTCTCTAGCAGAAAAGAATGCAAGTTTGTCCATTCAAACAAAAGAGGCAGCAATTCAACTTCCGGCAAGAGCACTCCAGATAGAAAAAGTAGCAGAAAAGCTGGGTGTAGCGGCCGAACAAGTAAAAGTAAATATCACGATTACAAAACCAACCGTACAAGTGGCACAACAGGCGGCAGCCCTTGCTGAAAAAATGGGGGCGAAGGTACTAGTAGAACCAATCCAATTCTCGGTAACAGCGACAGCGAATAATCAAAAGTTGGATAGTAACAAGTTTGGCAATCAGTTTATTACACAATCGGTCGTGCTAAATCCAGCCCAACAGATTAACCCGATGAAAGCTGTTGCTGTGATTGTAGAAAATGGAAAGCTACATCCGGTACCAGCAAGATTTATGGACGGGAAGGCAGAGATTCATACGACGAGAAACGGCACGATCATGATTATGGAGCGAACAGAAACATTCACAGACATATCCAACCACTGGGCACAAAAAGATATTGAAGCTCTTGCGAACAAATTGATCGTAACAGGGATGGGGGATCAGAAATTCCATCCAAATGACAATATTACACGCGCCGAATTTGCTGCATTTATGGTTCGAGCGTTAGGATTAGAGGATCATACAGCGAGAAATGAAAGAACATTCACTGATGTATCCGCTGACGCTTGGTACTCGTCTGTTGTAACAACTGCTACAGAGGCTGGCATTTTTAAAGGTGTAACGCAGGAACAATTTGCGCCAAACGAACTGATTACACGTGAACAAATGGCAGCTGTATTAGTTCGGGCTTCCAAGAAATTCGGCTTACCACTTAAGTCTGAAGCATCAACACCAACTATTTCTGATCTGGATCATGTTTCTAGCTGGGCGAAAGATGAAGTGGCAGAGGCTATTCAAGCCGGTATCATGAAAGGAAATCCGAATGGGACAGTTACACCTGGAAGCACAGGCACACGTGCTCAAGGAGCTGTTCTCATTAAAGGGTTATTACAGAAAACGGAATTAATTAATTAG
- a CDS encoding phage tail protein, with protein sequence MSEPFIGEIRMFSMNYPPQGWALCNGQLLSINSNQALYSLIGTAFGGNGTTTFALPNLQGRVPTQMPNISAVGQSGGEEAHALTISEMPAHTHQAYAGSEKLYDTPVGNVWGTSTPTNYAPQANSQMHAHALAQSGGSQAHSNMQPYTVVNFCIALTGIYPSRN encoded by the coding sequence ATGTCAGAGCCATTTATCGGCGAAATTCGTATGTTTTCTATGAATTATCCGCCACAAGGTTGGGCTTTATGTAATGGACAGCTCTTGTCTATCAATAGCAATCAAGCGTTGTATTCTCTTATCGGCACAGCGTTTGGAGGCAATGGTACGACGACATTCGCCCTGCCGAATTTGCAGGGAAGAGTGCCGACCCAGATGCCGAATATAAGTGCTGTCGGTCAAAGTGGCGGGGAAGAAGCTCATGCGTTGACGATTAGTGAAATGCCTGCTCATACACATCAAGCGTACGCAGGATCAGAAAAACTGTATGATACGCCAGTTGGAAACGTATGGGGTACTAGTACACCCACTAATTACGCGCCGCAAGCGAATAGTCAAATGCATGCTCATGCTCTTGCCCAAAGCGGGGGGAGTCAAGCACATTCGAATATGCAGCCGTATACAGTAGTAAACTTCTGCATTGCACTAACGGGGATTTATCCGTCTCGAAATTAA
- a CDS encoding GNAT family N-acetyltransferase — protein MITRQNITADDDGFLYQVYKETREEELRVTGWSEEEQDSFLRMQFDMQRRSYALQHDGADHMIILFDQVRIGQIMTKTTDDSIWIIDVALLATYRNKGIGTHLILDIQQQAKEIGKSVRLHVLYNNQVRNLYARLGFQVTEEKPPYFAMEWCPNQKLQGSKERRS, from the coding sequence ATGATAACTAGGCAAAACATTACTGCAGATGATGATGGATTCCTCTATCAAGTGTACAAGGAGACGAGAGAGGAGGAACTACGAGTAACTGGATGGAGCGAAGAAGAGCAAGACAGCTTTCTTCGGATGCAATTCGATATGCAGAGGCGTTCGTATGCATTGCAGCATGATGGGGCTGACCATATGATCATTCTGTTTGATCAGGTGCGCATTGGTCAGATTATGACAAAAACAACAGATGATTCGATATGGATTATCGATGTGGCTTTGCTTGCCACATACCGAAACAAAGGGATTGGCACGCACTTGATCCTCGATATTCAGCAGCAGGCAAAAGAGATAGGGAAGAGTGTGCGATTACATGTGTTATACAATAATCAGGTGCGTAATTTGTATGCGAGACTCGGATTTCAGGTAACAGAAGAAAAGCCTCCTTACTTCGCTATGGAATGGTGTCCGAATCAAAAATTACAAGGTAGTAAAGAAAGGAGGTCCTAG